The Lycium barbarum isolate Lr01 chromosome 10, ASM1917538v2, whole genome shotgun sequence genome includes a region encoding these proteins:
- the LOC132615052 gene encoding F-box/FBD/LRR-repeat protein At1g13570-like, producing the protein MKSARGSGVDKISNLPCNVLDGILGCLSLKDAVKTSILSKNWRYNWVTRKELDFDDEFFRSCKDNQEAKTIIYQVLLLHEGPMLKFRLQGSRIQGPQLMSCLDINHWIRFLSKKDVREFTLRIGSGNAYHLPYQLFTCQQLRHLELKLCLFHPPPGFKGFGKLINLDLHDVIFVPSLISKCPLLERLRLSWCRGFDILEIDAPNLKCFHFSGRFKSICFKNAPVLREVTIVLLDVFPDPSPPVSSNVTKFFHYMPSLQTLDICGSTLEYLTMGGLPKSPPTALNNVKSLEFSVTTLRNVEEVSGAVYLITNCPKLQELSMDCDSVPDVVEPVVEFLEAQSITSFGAAKLLQKVEMCYFKGAKMQMEFMKFILASAPVLEKITMLMIPHEFLHCADTQMMEEQMKQFPRAPPNVRFIFVEY; encoded by the exons ATGAAGAGTGCTCGGGGATCTGGTGTAGATAAAATTAGCAATTTGCCTTGTAATGTTCTGGATGGAATTCTAGGGTGCTTGTCTTTGAAAGATGCAGTGAAGACCAGTATCTTGTCAAAAAACTGGCGGTACAATTGGGTAACACGTAAAGAACTTGATTTTGATGATGAATTTTTCAGATCTTGCAAAGACAATCAAGAAGCCAAGACAATCATTTACCAAGTCCTACTACTCCATGAAGGACCAATGCTGAAGTTTAGACTTCAAGGTAGTAGAATCCAAGGTCCTCAGTTGATGAGTTGTCTTGATATTAATCACTGGATACGCTTCTTGTCAAAGAAAGATGTCCGGGAATTCACCCTTCGCATAGGCTCAGGCAACGCATATCATTTACCTTATCAGCTTTTTACATGCCAGCAACTAAGGCATTTGGAACTTAAGCTATGCTTGTTCCACCCTCCACCCGGTTTCAAAGGGTTTGGGAAGCTTATTAATCTTGATCTTCATGATGTCATTTTTGTTCCGTCTCTCATTTCCAAATGCCCGTTGCTTGAACGATTGAGGTTGAGTTGGTGCAGAGGCTTTGACATTCTTGAGATTGATGCCCCTAATCTCAAATGCTTTCACTTTTCTGGAAGATTTAAGTCCATTTGCTTCAAGAATGCCCCTGTGCTTAGAGAAGTTACTATAGTGTTGCTCGATGTTTTTCCAGATCCATCACCACCTGTTTCTTCTAATGTTACAAAGTTCTTCCATTACATGCCTTCACTACAGACGTTGGATATATGCGGTTCAACATTAGAG TACTTAACCATGGGAGGTTTACCAAAGAGTCCCCCGACTGCTCTGAACAATGTCAAATCTCTCGAATTTTCTGTCACAACTTTAAGAAATGTTGAGGAGGTTTCTGGTGCTGTTTACTTGATCACAAACTGTCCTAAGTTACAGGAGCTTTCAATGGATTGT GACTCAGTGCCCGATGTTGTGGAACCAGTTGTAGAATTCTTAGAAGCCCAATCAATAACCTCATTTGGTGCTGCGAAGCTGCTTCAAAAAGTGGAGATGTGTTACTTTAAAGGTGCTAAGATGCAAATGGAGTTTATGAAGTTTATTTTGGCATCTGCACCTGTACTTGAGAAAATCACCATGTTGATGATTCCGCATGAGTTTCTTCATTGTGCGGATACACAAATGATGGAAGAGCAGATGAAACAATTCCCCCGAGCACCACCCAATGTTAGATTCATATTTGTAGAATATTAG